The region GAAAGCAATTCTCCAATCATGGACAGATAATGAGCGATCCATTCTTCATGATGGTACTAACTTTCAGGAACACAACTCTTATGGCAGAAATTCTCTGGAAGATAATTCTTGGGTATTCCCAAGCCCTCCTAAATCAAGTGAGACAGCATTTggggaaactaaaaataaaactttgccTTTACCCAACCTGCCACCACTGCATTACTTGGATCAACATAATCAAAACTGTCTTTATAAGAATTAATTCTGAAGAGATCCATGATCTGGTCATGCTCCCTCAGTGGCACTCTCAAGAAATTAACAAACTGAAAGCAGATTTTGATTAAACTTTTGCAGAGTTCTTCGGTATATACATTTGCACATACTGTTCCACATTATGTAGTTGATTTTCCAGTACGAAAAAGCACCCTCCAGCTCCATGTTCCGGCTAAGAATCAGACATATGCTACTTATTAATAAACTTAAGGTGTTTCAAAGAGACAATTCTGCCTTTGATAGTAATTGTAAATAACAGCCTCTCATAaagaatggaattaaaatttcttAGACATGGTTTTATAAAGCATGTGAAATGCCTAAATAACCATTCATAAAAATAAGAGGCCATTAATACCTGAGAAAAACAGTAATAAGTTGCTTTAAGTTGCAAAAAAGAGCAAATGGCAAAATGAATAGgttatgtttctatttatattgCATAAAGATGAAGAGTGCATAAAGTTGAATAGTTATCTCTTACAGGTTATTCCATCTCCATATGCTTACTGTGTTTCAAAgtttttaagacaaaattttttttaatcacagtgtTAATACTTGAAGTAATGAAATAGTTGAAAAACTATGTGGTGTGTGAACTATTATAATTCTACAGTATTCAATGAGAAGTAGAAAGAGCACCACAAAGGTTTCAGTCTAAATCTGTGCCTTCAGTGGTCCATAATGAAAATGTAAGTATGTAACTGGATAAAGTAATTTTCTTCAAAGAGTCTATACCTGCTTGTTAATGTAGAGCAACTTATAAATTGTTAGTGTTTTTGAAATGTAACATTTTACTCATTGAGCTAGTGATTTTTCATTAACCAAATTAGGAATTATCATTCTGTAAACCAAATCTGTGCTGTATTGATATAGTACAATCATGAAATGTCCCGACTTTTTGATTCTAAGTGGCCTATCATTTATAAACAAGGATATAACAAGGATGACTTCACACGGAAATCTATCTAAATTCTTGCAGGGTGGTGGTATTAACATATTAgtaatataatgtattagttgGCTTACACATCTTTTGCCTGAGATAAAGTGTTTCATGTAGGAGGCCTTTATCCTTTTTGATAGACAGTTTCAAATACCTTGAACTCAAAAGAATATCTCAGATCTCTTCTATATTAACTGAATAGCATACATACATAAACAGTGTTCACTGTTCACcagatatttttgtctttctattaTCTTACTCACTTATTCAAGCTTGTCTGTGATTAATGGAATTGGTGTCAGATGCTGGAATTTATTGACCAATGAACACAGCTGACTCCAGGGAGTACAATCTCCTGCCAAGTGATAGAACAAAACCCAATATGCATAAAACAAATACAAGACTCCAGGCTTTAGCTAAAGGAAGCAACTACCTGTgtaataacaaagcagcagaaactATTTCTCATGTGGCTGCATAGGCTATATATTCTATCTAATCTCTAATGTAGCTTActggtttgcctttttttaaaccaaggtTGGAAACTTTCCTTTGTAAAGAAGTAGTATGCGATAATGGCTTGATTAATGTTTTGAACAATGCCAAGaaattgtttaattaaaataaattatttttgtttgaaattgAAGAGAATGTGAAATACTGTCCCTTGCCTATATATTCCAAGGTCAGGTACTAATTGTTAGTTGTTCATTTGATACATATTAACAGGCATTTGTCTTGTTAAACTACTTCTTAGTGGAAAAAATGTTCTTCCATCTGACCAAGAGGGTGGCTATCAAACAGGTATGCTAGAAATCAGTGGTTGTATGTTCTTTACAGTGTAAAGTGCAAAATAAATGATGTGTAGGACTCTTTAGTAAAGATTAACCAAAAACTCTACCTAgccacaaatttaaaaatgtgtgctttATGATCATCTCCGTTGTACCTAAGATTCAAAGAGATATGAGAATGGCCCATCTGTAGGTGATATCTGagatggaaaaaatttttttaaagatttaattgaggggggtgggagggagaaagaaaatctcaagcagactttccactgagtgCCAAGCCCAACAATgggggcctggatcccaggaccctgagatcatgaactgaaaaATTTTATGTTGAGTTCTTTCATACTGCTTGAAATTTACTCCAAAGGGCTTTCCTTGGAAATTTCTTTAATCTTTAGATTTTTATAACCCAGTTCACATTTCACATAACAGAACAAAGAGAACACAGGTAAGGACAAAAAGCCACTTACTCCTTCCTCGATCTCCCATTAGCGAAAATACAATTTGCATCTTCTCTAAAAGGAAACGGAGACTCTGCCAAAATGGAACCTAATTCCTAAGCAGAGCAGGGACATGTCTATGTGAGACAATTAGAAAACCAAGTAAGTAGGGGAAAATTTAGACTTAAATTGAGACCAAATCATGCAAAAACCATAATGATCTGATCCGGAGAGGCTACTTCAACAAGGTGAATCTTCAGGGGAAGAAAATCTGTGCACTGTTTCTTAACAGAAATAGTATCAGCCAGAAGTATGAATGAGCAAGCAAGACAACAAATGAGGCAGCTGTACTAGTCAGAGAAGTAGACAAGTGTGGTGGCTAGGCATGGATATCCTGAAAGCTGTGATAAATGAGTAGCTTCTGACATTACAGAAGAATGAACATATTTATATAACCTACTGTCCAGCACCTGTGGGGAAAGTGACATCTACATAAGtgaattttctacataaaattGAAGGTGGCTCCTCTGATTCTCATCCAAATTAGAAATCAGCCACACATTATAAATTTTACCAGCTTTTTAAAGCAACGGCCTTTTCTTCATTTgcaccattaaaaataaaaattaaggtcCTGTGCTCTAGGAAATGTACCAATACCAAAAGGCCAACAGAAGAATATAGGCTTGTTTACTCCTATGGTATGTGGTCTCTAGGTTTCtatatttgctttgcttttatctGCTCTAGTAATCTTCCTTTTGATCTGTGGCCTGGGAAAATGTGGTTTCTTTGGGTTTCAAGTAAGAGTAAAATAGTTCTTTGAGTGGTTCAGTTGAGTAAAGTATGGAACTTGAACATCACATTGGTTCCTTAGGATCCTATCTGCtttaagtccttaaaaaaaaaaaaaaaaaaaaaaaccacctcatcTATTTTATGGGATTGGGGTCAAAGTTAAATCTTGTTCTAGTATGTAGTAATTTCTATTTGTGATTTTAatgagaactatatatatatatatatatatatataaaacttatatatatatatatatatatatatatccatacatttttttttttatttacttggaaACTGGTTGCCATGGCTATAGTGAAGAGTTAACAGCTCAcggaggaaaaggaaagcaagttTTGATATAAAAAAAGCTCAACCTGGAACCAAATTATTGTATTCGGACAATTTTTTACATTAGCTcctgaaatcattaaaatatttttggggcacctgggtgactcagtcgttaagcgtctgccttcggctcaggtcatgatcccagggtcctcggatcgagccccgcattgggctccctgctcagcgggaagcctgcttctccctctcccactccccctgcttgtgttccttctctcgctgtctctctctgtcaaataaataaaatctttaaaaaatatatttttttttcagtagccAAATTAACAGGTCAAGGAACGTAATAATTCATTTTAGGAAATTTTCCATcaaatatgtaagtaaaattaATTCATGTGTAAgtactttcttcatctgtttccAAATAATCTTTTACTACTACTAACAATAACCATTTAAGAGCATTTGCCACATCCGAGGCAGTGTCCTACATACTCTACTTACCTGCAATAGTCCTCACAATAACCGAAAATCATTTCCATGGTTACATAACTAGTAAGTGACACAACCAGGAAGGATTCTGATTCATCACTATTCTGCTGTACTGCCTTATTATTAATACCTTTGACGGCTGTCCATTCCTACTTTCCTTTGGTTACTTCTGGTCCCTATGATTAGCCACTGGACGAAAGTAATATAAGGTCTATATAGAACCCTAAAACTCAGTATCTCTGTTACAGAACTGTAGTTgtagaaaaatttacaaaaaatgcATGACGACCAGGCAGACCGTATCCCATTTCACTATTTACTACTCCCATCTCATTTAATAAAACTtgactttgaaatttaaaaggaaatctttattatttccgtAATCTGGGATAAAGCAAACACTTCCTTGAGTCCATTATTTTAGGTGATAATGATTTCCATGAGTATCAGGGCTAAGTATCTGAGTATTTGCCTACATGCTTGTGGGAAGTTTCTGTAGCCTTTTCTTGGCAGGAATTCCAGTTTTTCTgaattcttccctttccttcaggTATTCCATTTTGCATTCTTCATAAAAGGCTGGATCATTATAACtacaagaaggaaataaaaatcttttaaaaaaatgaaactgcaaGTGTTTAATTCTAACtacaagaaggaaataaaaatcttaaaaaatgaaaccaagtgTTTAATATAAGCTTGCTTTAATAATGTTCAGACATTTCATCAGGTGCAGTCTTTAGAAGTAGATTTTAAGAAATGGTCATAAATTTACTGTAAACATTAGGCTATCAAACTGGATAAGAGGGCGAGGGGGAAGACCCAGTGGTTTGTTCTTGAATGGCAGGATAGAGCGATGAGAAGCACAGCGCGTATCCTCAAGGAGTGCATGGTGTTGTGGGACAGGTAAGTAAAGGCTGCACAACAAGGAAGTATACAAAGTGCTGTCCCAGAGGCATGGCCCAGTGCACCATGGAGACCTCAGAAAgaagtggggaaaggagagatggCAAGCAGAAGTGCAGAGTTGCGCTTTGAAGGACAAGAGAGATCCAGATTGAAGGTACACTGGAAAGGCACAAAGAcgaggaaaaacaaatgaagcaaCTGCAAATAAATAAGTATCATGACGGCAGATTATGCACGTAAGAGAAAGGGCCTGGGATGAAGCTAGACAGGGCATGGGCCACATCATGAAGGTCACTGTATGCCACACCAAGAAGTCGAAATCTATCCTGAAGGCAATGGGACAATATTAACAGAGCAACTCTGAAGATCAGTTTTGTGTCTTAGATGATTCTGACAGCATGTGACAGGCCAAAAGGGGGCAGCAGGGTTAGATGCAGGATGCCCAGTAAGTAAACTACCACAATAACCCAGGAAAGAATGATGAGGGCCTAAACTAACAGGAGAAGTTGGGATTAAAAGGACAAAATGGATCTGGGGGAGATTTAGGTaataaaatcaatagaaaattaCCATTTAGAGTTAGGAGACAAGGAGGATTCTAAATTCTAGATGCATGAcgcaggaggaagaaaaggaggtgaGTTCAGTTTTGGATCTGAAGAGAGCAATGTCATGACCTATAGGAAGTAACTGAATGCATGGGTGCAAACAGCTTTCACCGACGTAAGCATGAGGAGAGAACCGGGAACCCACTTTAAGAAATCGGTTAGGGAAGAAAATGCCAAGAAGAAATAAGATGTTGGGGGAACAGGAAAGAGTATAAGGGAAGCCGGATAGAAGGGAATTTTAAGGAATTTCTGGAGGGAAGccaagtaaaagaatgaaaagcaattCACTGCATTTGGCTACCTGGAACCCACTAGAAACTTGAGGAGGAGCAGTCTCAGTGGAAGGGGGCAGAAGTGAGACTGCCTTTTACTAAGGAATGAAGATGagacagagataaaagaacaagCATTCATGTTTCAAGATGTCACTATGAATAGATGAGAGGGCAGTGGTTAACTTCATGCAATGTCAATAGTAAAGCAGAGCACTTTCTTattcaaagatgaagaaatagagtGTTGAGACTTAAGGTCAAGTAAAACCCTTAACTCCATTTACTTTCAGCAAATGTCACAACCgtctttgtttccttcactgtttctctctcctgaACAGAAGCAGCCTCCTCCAACccttcccagccccttccccccaaataGACCACAAGTTCTCTATTTCCAGGGGTAAAAGATGGAAGGATTCTTAATGATTAAAATTCAGTTAACAAAAGctaacaaatacaattttaaagagctaccatttattgactacctactatgtgccacgcACTGCTGTAATGAGTTTACGTACAGTCCCTCCCAACCACTCCATGAGGAATAATTTTCCCGTCTTCTGTGAGGAACTTGCCTGAGGCCGCACCGCTAGCTAAGCTCTGGCTGGTCCAAAAGGTAAGCCAGGCTGCCCTCTCCACAGCTGGCATTCCTGACCCTCTGCTCCAATGATGCCCATGGGAGGGATAATATGGCAAACTAAGAACAAGTTATTATGATGGCTAAAACTGAGGTGTGAAACCCCTTTAATATATAAACTTCTTTgtgactgaatttaaatttttaacaggttcatttattcattacacATCTCTTGGGAGCATGAGGGAATAGAATTGGAAGAAAAACAAGTCAGAGAAGGAACTCTTACTCTATGATGAAATGCTTAGTGCAGGTCCTGGCCCATAAATAAGGgtgtttcctcatccataaatgCAGAGATTAGGAGACTTGAGAAGTTAAATTAACTACAGAATTCTAAAATAAGTTCGTAAATtcaaatacatatgtacattatTTGGTATCAAAATCGAAAACTAATATTTGATTCAGATAATCACTTCTTTTTATGTAATTCCCTAAGGAAGCATCAAACCATGCTGACCTATATGTTTCACAGGCTAGAGAAGTACAGAAGGAAATAAGGGATAACCACAACTAAGACCTCACAACTATCACTTAAACAATACTAACGTATTCTGCAATACTATCAATAACGCAGACAATGAAATGTGTGGGGAGATACAAGAGAAAgcactcggggcacctgggtggctcagtccgttgagtgtcCGGCACTtggttttcgctcaggtcatgatctcagcgtcatgagatcgagccccacctcagcctccgagctcagcatggagtcagcttgagattctttccttctccctctgcccctccccctgcttgtgctctctctctctctctctacaaattaaagtctttgaaaaaagaaagcacttgCATTCAAAGAactttgcaaatttttattttgatattcaacTAACTGTCAGTGAacatatttaagaattattttaaaatcgaTTAACTTCAAAAATCTAAACTTACCTTTGTATCCTTTATTTGATTACAACTTTCCCAGGAGTTAAATTATATTAATTCCCGAATCACAAGGCAGACAAATCATCTAATTCAGTAACTTTTCATTAAGAGAGACAAATATAAGCCCATCTATAATGTATTCTACAGATCAACCTGTTCATGAAAAGGAATTTGCTAAGTCATATGAAAAAtcctgtatttttgtttgctgACCTCGTATGTTTAATCAGATACAATGGTGACCCATGTAACTTGACAAGACCTCTCATAAATATGTTGCTTAATATTTAACAAACTGAAATCTGATTGAGCTAACAGTATCAAAGGTTTGAGGGGGCAAAGTACAGAATCTATTACATGTAATGAGTTAAGTAGCATACTCTTACCTGCTACAtatattacacacatacacacacacacacacagagaagcacaATGTGGTGACTACTTACTGAGCAGTTAGACATTCTTTCAATGCAGAATTTTCTTTCCGGCATTTTACTACCATAAGGATTCCAGAGTCCTTGCAACATTTTGTAAAATCTGAAaaagtttagaaagaaaaaaacgaCTTGCAGTtacatcaaaaattttttttaaagatttatataagagagagagagagagagcacatgcgtggggctgaggggcagagggagagggagagagtcccaagcagatcccgtgctgagcacagaggccaacgcagggctcgatcccatgaccccgagatcatgacctgaaccaaaaccaagagtcagctggctactcaaccgactgtgccacccagtcaCTCCTAATTTTTAACAGCTCTAAAATACTCATCCATTTAACATCTATTACCCAGATTATGCTTAGCACATAGTACACACTCCACAAAAGACATGCATACAAATAAAGGGCAGAACAGGATGAGTGCCATTAACTTTGCAGAAATAAAGGATGAACTCCA is a window of Zalophus californianus isolate mZalCal1 chromosome 1, mZalCal1.pri.v2, whole genome shotgun sequence DNA encoding:
- the CMC1 gene encoding COX assembly mitochondrial protein homolog, encoding MALDPAGQHLRHVEKDVLIPKIMREKARERCSEQVQDFTKCCKDSGILMVVKCRKENSALKECLTAHYNDPAFYEECKMEYLKEREEFRKTGIPAKKRLQKLPTSM